A single genomic interval of Halobacillus halophilus DSM 2266 harbors:
- a CDS encoding L-lactate dehydrogenase: MTRERVNRVALIGAGSVGSSYAFAMLNQSVTEEFVIIDLNEDKAMGDAMDLNHGKVFAPNPTKTWYGQYEDCKDADIVCICAGANQKPGETRLDLVKKNLTIFKSIVDDVMASGFNGIFLVATNPVDILTYATWKFSGLPKERVIGSGTILDSGRFRFLLGEYFDIAPSNVHANIIGEHGDTELPVWSHASIGGVPVYELMERHEDYHMEDLDEIFTNVRDAAYHIIEKKGATYYGIAMGLTRISKAILNNENSVLTVSAHLNGEYNAEDVYIGVPAVVNRTGIRNVVEVSLNEKEQQQFDHSVNVLKDILGANFENQPTT; this comes from the coding sequence ATGACTAGAGAACGAGTAAACCGCGTGGCACTTATTGGAGCAGGATCTGTAGGAAGCAGCTATGCATTTGCTATGCTGAACCAATCCGTTACCGAAGAATTTGTCATTATCGATTTGAATGAAGATAAAGCTATGGGAGATGCCATGGACTTAAACCACGGTAAGGTCTTCGCTCCAAATCCAACGAAAACTTGGTACGGTCAGTATGAAGATTGTAAAGATGCTGACATTGTTTGCATCTGTGCAGGGGCGAACCAGAAACCCGGAGAAACTCGTTTGGATCTTGTGAAAAAGAACCTGACTATTTTCAAAAGTATCGTCGATGACGTTATGGCGAGCGGCTTTAACGGAATCTTCTTAGTTGCTACGAACCCAGTGGATATTCTGACGTATGCGACTTGGAAATTTAGTGGACTGCCGAAAGAGCGCGTCATAGGGAGTGGAACGATACTGGATTCCGGCCGATTCCGTTTTCTATTAGGAGAATATTTTGACATAGCCCCTTCTAACGTTCACGCCAATATCATTGGAGAACACGGAGATACCGAGCTTCCAGTATGGAGCCATGCATCTATCGGCGGGGTGCCTGTATATGAATTAATGGAACGTCACGAAGATTACCATATGGAAGATCTTGATGAGATTTTCACCAATGTCCGTGATGCTGCTTACCATATCATCGAAAAGAAAGGCGCAACCTATTACGGGATTGCCATGGGACTGACTCGTATTTCAAAAGCTATTCTAAATAATGAAAACAGTGTTCTGACTGTAAGTGCTCATTTAAATGGAGAGTACAATGCTGAAGACGTTTATATTGGAGTTCCGGCAGTAGTAAACCGCACGGGAATACGGAATGTCGTAGAAGTCAGCTTGAACGAAAAAGAACAACAGCAGTTCGACCATAGTGTGAACGTCCTTAAAGATATCCTGGGCGCCAATTTTGAAAACCAGCCAACAACCTAG
- a CDS encoding L-lactate permease, producing the protein MWLQQYDPFGNVFLSALIAALPIFFFFLALTRFRMKGILAAFLTLALSILVSIVFFDMPITKAVSASLHGVVNGLWPIGYIVIMAVWLYKIAVRTGKFKVIRSSIANISQDQRLQLLLIGFSFNAFLEGAAGFGVPIAISAALLVELGFRPLKAAALCLIANAASGAFGAIGIPVIVGAQMGNLETMELSRTLAYILPMISFAIPFSLVFILSGVKGIKETLPALLVVSGIYTGAQLFTILFLGPELANILAALLSMAGLALFLRKWQPKTIHREENAPDIQQGESYSVKEIIKAWSPFYILTATITVWSLPSFKALFSEGGLLEKTTTFIPVPFLHQEIQKAPPIAPDTVALDALFKLDLISATGTAILVAVLLTGLFSSAITLPQGMDSLKLTIQDLWIPVLTICFVMGFANLSNFAGLSSAIGLALAKTGALFPLFSPILGWLGVFITGSVVSNNALFGHLQVVTGNQIMANPALLLAANTAGGVMAKLISPQSIAIATAAVKQTGQESTLFKMTLKYSLGLLIIVCLATFLLSFTGI; encoded by the coding sequence ATGTGGTTACAGCAGTATGATCCGTTCGGAAATGTATTTTTGAGTGCGCTGATCGCAGCTCTGCCTATCTTTTTCTTCTTTTTAGCACTGACACGCTTTAGAATGAAAGGGATTTTAGCTGCTTTCCTCACGCTTGCATTAAGTATTCTCGTATCCATTGTATTCTTTGACATGCCGATCACAAAAGCTGTTTCAGCATCCCTGCACGGTGTAGTTAACGGACTGTGGCCGATCGGTTACATTGTCATCATGGCGGTCTGGCTGTATAAGATCGCCGTTCGCACAGGGAAATTTAAAGTGATTCGATCCAGTATTGCGAACATCTCCCAGGATCAGCGTCTTCAGCTGCTTTTAATCGGATTCAGCTTTAACGCGTTCCTCGAAGGTGCAGCTGGATTCGGTGTACCGATTGCCATTAGTGCGGCTCTTCTTGTAGAACTGGGATTCCGCCCGTTGAAAGCAGCGGCTCTGTGCCTGATCGCAAACGCTGCTTCCGGCGCATTTGGCGCGATCGGGATTCCTGTTATTGTAGGAGCACAGATGGGAAATCTGGAAACGATGGAGCTTTCCAGAACACTCGCCTACATTCTTCCGATGATTTCCTTCGCTATTCCATTTTCACTCGTGTTCATTCTAAGCGGAGTAAAAGGAATAAAAGAAACCTTACCTGCACTGCTGGTCGTCAGTGGGATTTATACAGGAGCTCAACTTTTCACTATTCTTTTCCTTGGACCTGAGCTTGCGAACATTCTTGCTGCCTTATTAAGTATGGCCGGACTGGCTTTATTCCTGAGGAAATGGCAGCCGAAAACCATTCACCGTGAGGAGAACGCACCAGACATTCAACAGGGCGAATCCTACAGCGTCAAAGAAATCATTAAAGCGTGGTCACCGTTCTATATCCTTACAGCCACCATTACCGTCTGGAGCTTGCCTTCCTTTAAAGCACTATTCAGCGAAGGCGGACTATTAGAGAAAACAACGACCTTTATTCCTGTTCCTTTTCTACATCAGGAGATTCAAAAAGCACCGCCCATTGCACCGGATACGGTAGCTTTAGATGCTCTCTTTAAATTAGACTTGATATCTGCGACTGGGACCGCGATATTAGTGGCTGTACTCCTTACTGGATTATTCAGTTCAGCGATCACCCTGCCGCAAGGGATGGATTCTTTAAAATTAACCATCCAGGATTTGTGGATTCCCGTTTTGACTATTTGTTTCGTCATGGGCTTCGCGAATTTATCCAACTTCGCTGGTTTGAGTTCAGCCATTGGACTGGCCTTAGCGAAAACTGGCGCCCTATTTCCTCTCTTCAGTCCTATTCTCGGCTGGCTCGGTGTGTTCATAACGGGTTCTGTCGTCAGTAACAACGCGTTGTTCGGCCATTTACAGGTGGTCACAGGGAATCAAATCATGGCAAACCCGGCGCTGTTACTCGCTGCTAATACGGCCGGCGGAGTTATGGCCAAGCTGATTTCCCCTCAATCCATCGCGATTGCGACGGCAGCCGTAAAACAAACAGGACAGGAGTCTACCTTGTTTAAAATGACCCTGAAGTACAGCCTGGGATTATTAATTATCGTTTGTCTAGCTACATTCCTGTTATCATTTACCGGGATATAA
- a CDS encoding lactoylglutathione lyase family protein, translating into MHTYPRAFSHIGLSVPNLDEAVQFYTHVFGWYVIMEPSEVKNDDTPIGQMCRDVFGSEWEEFRIAHLATGDRIGIELFEFPENEQPENNFEYWKTGIFHFCIQDPDIEGIVEKIKQHGGKQRMPIREYYPGEKPFKMVYVEDPFGNIFEIYTHSYELTYSEGAY; encoded by the coding sequence ATGCACACTTATCCGAGAGCATTTTCTCATATAGGATTATCCGTACCTAATCTGGATGAAGCAGTTCAATTTTATACACATGTATTTGGCTGGTATGTCATTATGGAGCCTTCAGAGGTGAAAAATGATGATACACCGATTGGCCAAATGTGCCGTGACGTCTTCGGCAGTGAGTGGGAGGAGTTTAGAATTGCTCATTTAGCCACAGGGGATCGGATCGGAATCGAACTTTTTGAATTTCCGGAGAATGAGCAGCCGGAAAATAACTTTGAATACTGGAAAACAGGGATCTTCCATTTCTGTATTCAAGATCCGGACATCGAAGGCATTGTTGAAAAAATCAAACAGCATGGCGGGAAGCAGCGTATGCCAATCCGCGAATATTATCCTGGGGAGAAGCCGTTTAAGATGGTGTATGTAGAGGATCCTTTTGGTAACATTTTTGAGATCTACACGCACAGTTATGAACTAACTTATTCGGAAGGCGCTTACTAA
- a CDS encoding winged helix-turn-helix transcriptional regulator encodes MDAPMDNDGKLKCSIEYTLKKIGGKWKTVILWHLNVDGTLRYNALRRLLPGVSHKVLSQQLKELEEDGFIHRVQFNSIPPKVEYSITDFGKTLMPILEQMHVWGTEHGSLE; translated from the coding sequence ATGGATGCTCCAATGGATAACGACGGAAAATTGAAATGTTCGATCGAATATACATTAAAGAAAATAGGCGGCAAGTGGAAAACGGTCATCTTATGGCACCTGAATGTAGATGGAACTCTTCGGTACAATGCCTTAAGAAGATTACTTCCCGGCGTCTCGCATAAAGTCTTAAGTCAGCAGCTTAAAGAGCTTGAGGAGGATGGTTTTATTCATCGAGTACAGTTTAACAGTATTCCTCCCAAAGTAGAGTACTCGATTACAGACTTCGGTAAGACGCTGATGCCGATTCTTGAGCAGATGCACGTATGGGGTACGGAACATGGTTCTTTAGAATAA